Proteins from one Rhizobium sp. CB3090 genomic window:
- a CDS encoding ShlB/FhaC/HecB family hemolysin secretion/activation protein produces the protein MTSARQPTAALCSLASTASLSIVHVIVLLTTALAASMAAAQQSPNDDFARRHAQQTEQQRLEALRKSTPKPSEAPTEQQEGGAKKGGPCFAVTDVEVEGVTRLKGADVDKVTAPYRNRCVGVGDINTLLRDLTQLYLDRGFVTSRLYVPAQDIAKTKTLRLVAVEGTLSDIYINGKPAPVSGVMGSGMLATAFPGLKNHIVNLRDIEQGLDQINRLNSNNAKTAMLPGKANGTSILNIENKPSHPWHLSVGNSNLGQAQTGYSKTSASIGYDSLFGVNDQWSFGYEHTGPNYPWRDDGQGRSDSYTGNVSVPYGYWTLSANGALYGYDSSVPGNFGTLQTSGDSKQLGVDADRVIFRDKDSITTLNSGLTYKETNNFLLGSKIEVGSRKYTVGDLGISHSRRMLGGLWVFDLSYSQGLNLFDAVDPGDAGAGNADPRFSKFTGTITTTRPFQLGEQHFEINSIVTGQYSPDNLFGAEQISLGSYSTVRGTRESMLFGNNGFFARNDLVWRTQPFADNAALSKMFGEFRPYLGLDYGRIASEMRHQIEGGDMLGWTVGAKLAGGNLNLDIGYSDVLAGTVDKKDGGLLFVSSSVKW, from the coding sequence ACGGCTGCTCTCTGCAGCCTTGCCTCCACGGCGTCCCTTTCCATCGTGCATGTCATTGTGTTGCTCACGACGGCTTTGGCGGCATCGATGGCGGCTGCGCAGCAATCGCCGAATGACGATTTCGCGCGCCGGCACGCGCAGCAGACCGAACAGCAGCGCCTGGAGGCGCTTCGCAAGAGCACGCCGAAACCGTCAGAGGCGCCAACCGAGCAGCAGGAAGGGGGAGCAAAAAAAGGCGGCCCCTGTTTCGCGGTCACCGATGTCGAGGTGGAGGGCGTCACTCGATTAAAGGGCGCCGATGTTGACAAGGTCACGGCACCCTATCGCAACCGCTGTGTCGGTGTCGGAGATATCAACACGCTGTTGCGTGACCTGACCCAGCTCTATCTCGACAGAGGCTTCGTGACCTCGCGCCTCTACGTGCCGGCGCAAGACATCGCCAAGACGAAGACATTGCGTCTGGTCGCAGTCGAGGGCACGTTGTCCGATATCTATATCAACGGCAAGCCGGCGCCTGTTTCCGGTGTGATGGGCTCCGGCATGCTTGCCACCGCCTTTCCCGGCCTGAAGAACCATATCGTCAATCTGCGCGACATCGAGCAGGGCCTCGACCAGATCAACCGGCTGAATTCCAACAATGCCAAAACGGCAATGTTGCCCGGCAAGGCCAACGGTACGTCGATCCTCAATATTGAGAACAAGCCCAGTCACCCCTGGCACCTCTCGGTCGGCAACAGCAATCTCGGCCAGGCGCAAACGGGCTATTCCAAGACTTCTGCCTCGATCGGCTACGACAGTCTCTTTGGGGTGAATGACCAGTGGAGCTTCGGCTACGAGCATACGGGCCCGAACTACCCCTGGCGTGATGACGGCCAAGGCCGGAGCGATAGCTATACCGGCAATGTCAGCGTCCCCTATGGTTATTGGACGCTCTCGGCAAACGGTGCCTTGTACGGCTATGACAGCTCGGTTCCCGGCAATTTCGGGACCTTGCAGACATCGGGCGATTCCAAGCAGCTCGGCGTCGATGCCGACCGCGTCATCTTCCGCGACAAGGATTCGATCACCACCCTAAACAGCGGCTTGACCTATAAGGAAACCAACAACTTCCTGCTCGGCAGCAAGATCGAAGTCGGCAGCCGCAAATATACGGTGGGCGATCTCGGCATCTCGCACTCGCGGCGCATGCTTGGCGGCCTCTGGGTCTTCGATCTTTCCTACAGCCAGGGCCTTAACCTTTTCGACGCCGTCGATCCGGGTGATGCCGGCGCGGGCAACGCCGATCCGCGGTTCTCGAAATTCACCGGCACGATCACCACGACCCGGCCGTTCCAGCTCGGCGAACAGCACTTCGAGATCAACTCGATCGTGACCGGCCAATATTCGCCGGACAATCTGTTTGGGGCCGAACAGATATCGCTCGGCAGCTATTCCACCGTGCGCGGCACGCGCGAAAGCATGCTTTTCGGCAACAACGGCTTTTTCGCGCGCAACGACTTAGTCTGGCGTACGCAGCCCTTTGCCGACAATGCGGCGCTTTCGAAAATGTTCGGCGAGTTCCGTCCCTATCTCGGGCTCGACTACGGCCGGATCGCCTCTGAGATGCGTCATCAGATCGAGGGCGGCGACATGCTCGGCTGGACGGTCGGTGCGAAGCTCGCGGGCGGCAATCTCAATCTCGACATCGGCTATTCCGACGTGCTGGCCGGCACTGTCGATAAAAAGGATGGGGGGCTTCTCTTCGTCAGCTCCTCCGTAAAATGGTAA